One window from the genome of Fulvivirga lutea encodes:
- a CDS encoding polysaccharide biosynthesis protein: protein MSISTFLGFLLRFNFEFNELQEFNYVPGIIVNTLFALITITITKSYAGIIRYTGIIDGIRLLKSLFITLLLTTFSNLIYFYFFEYNYIPNSVIFISFLASFLFMFSYRLLIKSVFIYYGATIKRKTSIAIYGAGQMGLITKHLVDDDQKSEYKIAAFFEDDATKVGKEINGSIIYSFASLNEIKEKYNIKELIIAINNISIKRKNEIVDKCLVNDIKVRKVPDLNSWVKGELSINQIREIDINELLERDSISLNNQDLIDQLKNKVICITGGAGSIGSELVRQLLAYNPKKLIIIDQAESDLFELINELNSDIISYHIADITNELRISAIFETYNPEIVYHTAAYKHVPLMENNPFEAIICNVFGTQTVAKLSIKYNVERFVMVSTDKAVNPTNIMGASKRIAEMYVQSLDAHHSTAFITTRFGNVLGSNGSVIPFFKKQIKKGGPITVTHPEITRYFMTISEACELILEAGCMGKGGEIFIFDMGESVKIVDLAKKMIKLSGFEPFKDIDIVYTGLRNGEKLFEELLIKGENNLPTHHPKIMIASTNVPNHESISKDIDQLLYFSNRNEEFNMVSMMKKLVPEYKSNSSIYQVLDK from the coding sequence GTGTCTATATCTACATTTTTGGGTTTTTTGCTAAGGTTTAATTTTGAGTTTAATGAGCTTCAAGAATTTAATTATGTACCTGGAATTATTGTAAATACACTATTTGCATTAATTACAATTACAATAACCAAAAGTTATGCTGGTATAATTAGATACACGGGTATAATAGATGGTATTAGATTGTTAAAGTCACTTTTTATCACCCTCTTACTGACGACATTTTCAAATTTAATATACTTTTATTTTTTTGAGTATAATTATATTCCAAATTCCGTCATTTTCATTTCCTTTTTGGCGTCTTTCCTATTCATGTTTTCTTATAGACTCCTAATCAAAAGTGTATTTATATACTATGGAGCTACAATAAAGAGAAAAACTAGCATTGCTATTTATGGTGCAGGTCAGATGGGTCTTATTACTAAACATCTGGTGGATGATGACCAAAAATCGGAGTACAAAATAGCTGCTTTTTTCGAAGATGATGCCACAAAGGTAGGGAAAGAAATAAATGGATCAATTATATATTCCTTCGCTAGTTTAAATGAGATAAAGGAAAAATATAATATTAAAGAACTCATTATCGCCATCAATAATATTTCAATAAAACGCAAAAATGAGATTGTTGATAAATGTCTAGTTAATGATATAAAAGTTCGAAAAGTTCCAGATTTAAATTCTTGGGTTAAAGGTGAGCTGAGTATAAATCAAATTAGAGAAATTGACATAAATGAATTATTAGAGAGAGATTCTATTAGTTTAAATAATCAAGATCTTATTGATCAATTAAAAAACAAAGTGATTTGTATTACTGGAGGAGCTGGTTCAATTGGAAGTGAGTTAGTGCGCCAATTATTGGCATATAATCCTAAAAAATTAATAATTATAGATCAGGCGGAATCCGATTTATTTGAATTAATTAACGAGCTGAACTCTGATATCATTTCTTATCACATCGCAGATATCACAAATGAACTACGGATTTCTGCAATTTTTGAAACATATAACCCGGAAATAGTTTACCATACAGCTGCTTATAAACATGTCCCATTAATGGAGAATAATCCTTTTGAGGCAATTATTTGTAATGTATTTGGAACACAAACTGTTGCGAAACTCTCAATAAAATATAACGTGGAGAGATTTGTGATGGTATCAACTGATAAGGCTGTTAATCCAACAAATATTATGGGAGCTTCTAAAAGAATAGCCGAAATGTATGTTCAGTCATTGGATGCACATCATTCTACAGCATTTATAACAACAAGATTTGGGAACGTATTAGGATCCAATGGTTCGGTAATACCTTTTTTTAAAAAACAAATTAAAAAGGGAGGCCCTATAACAGTAACACATCCAGAAATTACGAGGTATTTTATGACAATTAGTGAAGCTTGTGAGTTGATTTTAGAAGCGGGATGTATGGGGAAAGGGGGTGAGATATTTATTTTTGATATGGGAGAATCTGTAAAAATTGTGGACTTGGCTAAAAAAATGATAAAACTATCAGGCTTTGAGCCATTTAAGGATATTGATATAGTTTATACTGGTCTAAGAAATGGAGAGAAATTATTTGAAGAATTACTTATTAAAGGTGAGAATAATTTACCTACTCATCATCCTAAAATAATGATAGCTAGTACGAATGTTCCTAATCATGAATCCATTAGCAAAGATATCGATCAATTGCTTTACTTTTCTAACAGAAATGAAGAATTCAATATGGTATCTATGATGAAAAAACTAGTGCCTGAATACAAAAGTAATAGTTCTATTTATCAAGTATTAGACAAATAA
- a CDS encoding Gfo/Idh/MocA family protein produces MSEMKNFALIGAAGYIAPRHFKAIRETKNNLVASLDVFDSVGVIDSYFPNSDFFTEFERFDRHLDKLRRNNVLIDYLTVCSPNYLHDSHIRFGLRNGANVICEKPLVLNPWNLDALEEIENESGKRIFNILQLRHHPSMIALKENVNKSGKDKFDVTLTYITSRGNWYYTSWKGEESKSGGIATNIGIHFFDILGWIFGDIEDCKVHVHSHDRAAGFLEFKRARVKWFLSINSEHLPSQAIDKNLKTFRTLTIDGESIEFSQGFTELHTVSYSKILENEGFGINEARKAVELTHEIRNFTPIGLINDYHEMAKFKLTTHPFKLKK; encoded by the coding sequence ATGAGTGAAATGAAAAACTTTGCCTTAATCGGAGCCGCAGGTTATATAGCACCAAGACACTTTAAGGCGATAAGAGAAACTAAAAATAATCTTGTTGCGTCATTAGATGTTTTTGATAGCGTTGGGGTTATAGACAGTTATTTTCCTAATTCTGATTTTTTCACTGAATTTGAAAGATTTGATCGGCATTTAGACAAATTAAGGAGGAACAATGTTTTAATTGATTATTTAACCGTTTGTTCACCGAACTACCTACATGATTCTCATATAAGATTTGGGCTTAGAAATGGTGCAAATGTAATTTGTGAAAAACCTCTTGTACTAAATCCATGGAATTTAGATGCACTTGAAGAAATTGAGAATGAATCCGGGAAAAGGATATTCAATATTTTACAATTAAGACATCATCCATCTATGATTGCACTGAAAGAAAATGTGAATAAGTCAGGAAAGGATAAATTTGATGTTACTCTTACCTACATAACCTCTCGTGGAAATTGGTATTATACAAGTTGGAAGGGTGAGGAGTCTAAATCTGGAGGAATTGCCACAAACATAGGCATTCACTTTTTTGATATTTTAGGATGGATTTTTGGTGATATTGAAGACTGTAAAGTACATGTCCATTCACATGATAGGGCAGCTGGATTTCTAGAATTTAAAAGAGCAAGAGTCAAATGGTTCTTAAGCATAAATAGTGAACATTTACCAAGTCAGGCAATCGATAAGAATTTAAAGACATTTAGAACTTTGACTATTGACGGTGAAAGTATCGAATTTAGCCAAGGGTTTACAGAATTACATACTGTGAGCTATTCTAAAATATTAGAAAATGAGGGTTTTGGAATAAATGAGGCTAGAAAGGCAGTAGAGTTAACTCATGAAATTAGAAACTTTACTCCTATTGGGCTGATAAATGATTATCATGAAATGGCAAAATTCAAATTAACAACGCACCCATTTAAGTTAAAAAAGTGA
- a CDS encoding acyltransferase: MDSNFFHHETAIIDEPCQIGEGTKIWHFSHIMSNCTIGMNCNIGQNVVVSPDVILGNNVKIQNNVSVYTGVICEDDVFLGPSMVFTNVVNPRSAVNRRREFLRTWVKKGVSIGANATIVCGVTLGEYCFIGAGAVVTKDVPSYALVIGNPAKQSGWMSQYGHKLIFDNDNKSFCPESGDEYILKDNAVNKI; the protein is encoded by the coding sequence ATGGATAGTAATTTTTTCCATCATGAAACCGCCATTATTGATGAGCCTTGTCAAATAGGAGAGGGAACTAAAATATGGCACTTTTCTCATATTATGTCTAACTGTACTATCGGAATGAATTGTAACATCGGTCAAAATGTGGTAGTATCACCAGATGTTATTCTAGGCAATAATGTTAAAATTCAGAATAACGTATCAGTATATACAGGGGTGATATGCGAGGATGATGTATTTCTGGGCCCATCTATGGTTTTTACTAATGTTGTTAATCCAAGAAGTGCAGTTAACAGAAGGCGGGAATTTTTAAGAACATGGGTAAAGAAAGGAGTATCGATTGGTGCCAATGCTACAATTGTTTGTGGGGTAACATTAGGTGAATATTGCTTTATTGGTGCTGGTGCAGTTGTTACAAAAGATGTGCCTTCTTATGCGTTAGTAATTGGCAATCCAGCCAAACAAAGTGGTTGGATGAGTCAGTATGGTCATAAACTTATATTTGATAATGACAACAAATCATTCTGTCCTGAATCCGGTGATGAATATATATTAAAAGATAATGCTGTAAATAAAATATGA
- a CDS encoding DegT/DnrJ/EryC1/StrS family aminotransferase, with translation MKKIQMVDLISQYNGIKTEIDSAIQEVLDSASYINGYQVSQFAANLAEYLNVKHVIPCGNGTDAIQIALMALDLKPGDEVIVPVHTYVATAEAIALLKLKPVFVDVNEDDFTLNVNYLNKVLTSKTKAIVPVHLYGQCANMQPIMSFASANKIAVIEDAAQAIGADFISKYKENQKAGTIGDIGTTSFFPSKNLGCFGDGGALLTNNKELAEKCKLIANHGQKKKYHHDIIGCNSRLDTLQAAILDVKLKYLDDYIKKRQEVANKYDEEFCDIDGISIPFRSEHSTHVFHQYTIRIEKNRDLIKKKLAEAGIPTMIYYPIPLHLQRAYIQEDKGNGTFPVTERLSATVLSLPIHTEMVEEEQKYIIENFIKILTQING, from the coding sequence ATGAAGAAAATTCAAATGGTTGACTTAATTAGTCAATACAATGGTATAAAGACTGAAATAGATTCTGCCATTCAAGAAGTTTTGGATTCTGCAAGCTATATAAATGGATATCAGGTAAGCCAGTTTGCTGCTAATTTGGCAGAATACCTAAATGTAAAGCATGTCATTCCTTGTGGTAATGGTACAGACGCAATTCAAATAGCTTTGATGGCTCTTGACCTTAAGCCTGGTGATGAAGTAATTGTTCCGGTACATACTTATGTAGCAACTGCAGAAGCAATAGCACTTCTTAAGTTGAAACCTGTATTTGTAGATGTTAATGAAGATGACTTTACTCTAAATGTTAATTATTTAAATAAAGTCTTAACCTCAAAAACAAAGGCGATTGTACCAGTTCATCTTTATGGTCAATGCGCAAATATGCAACCTATAATGTCATTTGCCAGTGCAAATAAAATTGCCGTCATTGAAGATGCTGCCCAAGCTATTGGAGCTGATTTTATATCTAAATATAAAGAAAATCAAAAGGCAGGAACAATTGGTGATATTGGGACCACCTCTTTTTTTCCTTCAAAGAATTTAGGTTGTTTTGGAGATGGCGGAGCTCTTCTCACAAATAATAAAGAACTTGCAGAAAAATGTAAACTAATCGCAAATCATGGTCAGAAGAAAAAATATCATCATGATATCATTGGGTGTAATTCAAGATTGGATACCCTTCAAGCTGCTATATTAGATGTTAAGCTTAAGTATCTTGATGATTATATAAAGAAACGTCAAGAAGTAGCAAATAAATATGATGAAGAATTTTGTGATATTGATGGAATAAGTATTCCTTTTAGGTCAGAACATTCTACGCATGTCTTTCATCAGTACACTATAAGAATTGAAAAGAACAGAGACTTGATAAAAAAGAAACTCGCTGAGGCGGGTATTCCAACAATGATTTATTACCCAATTCCACTTCACCTTCAAAGAGCATATATACAAGAAGATAAAGGTAATGGTACCTTTCCCGTTACTGAAAGACTATCAGCTACTGTGTTATCTTTACCCATACATACTGAAATGGTAGAAGAAGAACAGAAGTATATTATTGAAAATTTTATAAAGATTTTAACTCAAATTAATGGATAG
- a CDS encoding DegT/DnrJ/EryC1/StrS family aminotransferase, whose product MNERIYLSSPHLGKEEIVFIKKAFSENWVAPLGPNVDGFEGDICKYTGIKNCAALTSGTSAIHLALIMLGVEEGDEVLASSFTFSATINPIVYQKANPVLIESESDTWNMSPEFLEEAINDRLNKGKKLKAIIPVHLYGMPSKIEEIKAIANEYEIPVIEDAAEALGSEYKGKKLGTFGDIGVFSFNGNKIITTSGGGALVSNNDQYVSKARFLATQARDSAAHYEHSQIGYNYRMSNVSAGIGRGQMLVLPEWIIKRRSIFESYKNELSDIDGISFLDEPNPDFFSNRWLTTILVDPAKTKGLSREDLRLACEIENIETRPLWKPMHLQPIFKDCPYYGNSLSERLFDQGLCLPSGSNMTGEQLDRVLCLIKKKLGK is encoded by the coding sequence ATGAATGAAAGAATTTACCTATCATCTCCACATCTGGGAAAAGAGGAAATTGTATTTATAAAAAAAGCTTTCTCAGAAAACTGGGTTGCTCCATTAGGACCAAATGTTGATGGCTTTGAAGGTGACATTTGTAAGTATACAGGTATTAAAAATTGTGCCGCATTAACATCTGGCACATCTGCAATTCATTTAGCCCTGATTATGCTAGGAGTGGAAGAGGGAGATGAGGTACTGGCATCAAGTTTTACATTCTCGGCTACCATTAATCCAATAGTATATCAAAAAGCGAATCCTGTTTTGATAGAAAGTGAGTCTGATACGTGGAATATGTCACCTGAATTTTTGGAGGAAGCGATAAATGATCGTCTTAATAAAGGAAAAAAGTTAAAGGCAATTATTCCGGTACATTTGTATGGTATGCCTTCTAAAATTGAAGAAATTAAAGCTATTGCTAACGAATATGAAATTCCAGTAATTGAAGATGCCGCTGAGGCACTTGGTTCAGAATATAAAGGAAAGAAATTAGGTACTTTTGGTGACATTGGAGTTTTTTCATTTAACGGAAATAAAATAATTACAACTTCTGGTGGTGGAGCTTTGGTATCAAATAATGATCAATATGTGAGCAAGGCTCGTTTTTTAGCTACACAAGCAAGAGATAGTGCTGCCCATTATGAGCATAGTCAAATTGGTTATAATTACAGAATGAGCAATGTAAGTGCAGGCATAGGAAGGGGTCAAATGTTAGTATTGCCAGAATGGATCATTAAAAGAAGAAGTATATTCGAATCATATAAAAATGAATTAAGTGATATTGATGGAATTTCATTTTTAGATGAACCCAATCCTGATTTTTTTTCTAACCGTTGGCTTACAACAATACTTGTTGATCCAGCGAAAACGAAAGGCCTTTCTAGAGAAGATTTACGTCTAGCATGTGAAATAGAAAATATTGAGACCAGACCCTTATGGAAGCCTATGCATTTGCAGCCGATATTTAAAGACTGTCCATACTATGGAAATAGTCTTTCAGAGCGACTTTTTGATCAAGGTTTATGTTTACCTTCTGGTTCTAACATGACAGGTGAACAGCTTGATAGAGTGCTATGTCTTATAAAAAAGAAATTAGGTAAATAG
- a CDS encoding sugar transferase — protein sequence MYRRVIKRIFDYTLASLIFVTLFMPLYMILLMYWQGNPLFRQFRAGKLGQPFQIYKFKSMHDVENIENKDEKTRVTKIGKILRKSSLDEVPQVLNIFAGHMTFIGPRPLLIEYLDLYNNIQMRRHDILPGITGWAQVNGRDKISWRKKFELDIYYVNNQSFWLDLKILLMTLYRLISRPKEAGLNFQKFTGNN from the coding sequence ATGTATAGAAGAGTTATCAAAAGGATCTTTGATTATACTTTAGCAAGTTTAATTTTTGTTACACTATTCATGCCTTTATACATGATTTTGTTGATGTATTGGCAGGGTAATCCCTTATTTCGTCAATTCAGAGCTGGAAAATTAGGACAACCATTTCAGATATATAAATTTAAATCTATGCATGACGTAGAGAATATAGAAAATAAGGATGAAAAAACGAGAGTAACTAAAATTGGCAAAATTCTTAGAAAAAGTTCATTGGATGAAGTGCCACAGGTACTTAATATTTTTGCTGGACATATGACTTTTATAGGGCCACGACCATTATTGATAGAATATCTAGATTTATATAATAATATTCAAATGAGAAGGCATGATATTCTTCCAGGCATTACAGGATGGGCACAGGTAAACGGGAGGGATAAGATAAGTTGGCGCAAAAAATTTGAATTGGACATTTATTATGTCAATAATCAGTCTTTTTGGCTTGATTTAAAAATTTTGTTAATGACACTTTATAGACTCATTAGTAGACCAAAGGAGGCGGGTTTGAATTTTCAAAAATTTACAGGGAATAATTAA
- a CDS encoding sugar transferase, translating to MSPAQRIVKRLFDITFSLIGLLLFGWLIMFLYIIAAFDTKLSGFFIQERIGIHGRIVRIIKLRTMRNIPEIKTSITTANDPRISRFGKVFRKLKLDELPQLINVLKGDMSFVGPRPDIPGYADKLEGRDREILNIRPGITGPASLFFRFEEGLLSNHENPDVFNDSIIWPKKVELNREYVTNYSLLRDIYYIFVTILGIDIYKNKREAEFEYSIV from the coding sequence ATGAGTCCGGCACAAAGGATTGTTAAAAGGCTATTTGATATTACATTTTCCTTAATTGGACTTTTGTTGTTTGGTTGGCTTATTATGTTCCTTTACATCATTGCAGCGTTTGATACTAAACTATCTGGTTTCTTTATTCAGGAAAGAATAGGCATACATGGTCGAATTGTGAGAATAATCAAGTTACGAACTATGCGAAATATTCCTGAGATCAAGACCTCTATTACCACTGCAAATGACCCACGCATCTCACGATTTGGAAAGGTATTCAGAAAACTCAAATTGGATGAATTGCCTCAATTGATCAACGTCCTTAAAGGCGATATGAGTTTTGTTGGACCACGACCAGATATTCCCGGTTATGCGGATAAACTCGAAGGGCGGGACAGGGAAATACTAAATATAAGGCCTGGTATAACAGGTCCAGCATCATTATTTTTTAGGTTTGAAGAAGGGTTGTTGAGTAATCATGAAAACCCTGATGTATTTAATGACAGCATTATTTGGCCTAAAAAAGTTGAGCTTAATAGAGAGTATGTAACTAATTACTCCCTTTTAAGGGACATCTATTATATTTTTGTCACCATACTAGGTATAGATATTTATAAAAATAAAAGAGAAGCAGAGTTTGAATATTCTATTGTTTAA
- a CDS encoding sulfotransferase family protein produces MKNVFIIGAGRSGTNLLRDILCHFEGVVTWPCDEINYIWKHGNKKTVTDELGVEHARPEVKKYLQNEFEKFSSSNNASILVEKTCANSLRVPFINEIFPEGKYILLLRNGLDVTASALKRWKAPLDIPYIYKKAKWIPKIDIPYYAFNYFTNRLKKVFSKSKSLAFWGPKYKDMAADLSSRSLEEVCALQWSRCVEKSITDLENLGSDKYIKVYYENLVSEPISEVKRIIEFMELNISYVDLVSACDCVSTNSLSKGNKELTIDSQQKIREIVDPIIKKHFL; encoded by the coding sequence GTGAAGAATGTTTTTATTATTGGAGCAGGTCGTTCAGGTACTAATTTACTGAGAGACATACTTTGCCATTTTGAAGGTGTTGTGACCTGGCCATGTGATGAAATAAATTATATCTGGAAACACGGCAATAAAAAAACAGTCACAGATGAGTTGGGTGTAGAACATGCGAGACCTGAAGTAAAGAAATATTTACAAAATGAATTTGAAAAGTTCAGCTCTTCCAATAATGCGTCAATTTTAGTTGAAAAGACATGCGCCAATAGTCTTAGGGTGCCTTTTATCAATGAGATATTTCCTGAAGGAAAGTATATTCTATTGCTTAGAAATGGTCTTGATGTCACAGCTTCAGCATTGAAAAGATGGAAAGCACCACTAGATATCCCTTATATTTATAAAAAAGCAAAATGGATACCTAAGATAGATATACCATATTATGCATTTAATTATTTTACAAATAGATTGAAAAAAGTATTTTCTAAGAGCAAGTCATTAGCATTTTGGGGTCCAAAATATAAGGACATGGCCGCTGATTTGTCCTCAAGAAGTCTCGAGGAAGTTTGTGCTTTGCAATGGAGTAGATGTGTTGAAAAGTCTATAACAGATTTAGAAAATCTTGGATCAGATAAGTATATTAAAGTTTATTATGAAAATTTAGTTTCAGAACCAATTTCTGAAGTTAAACGCATAATTGAATTCATGGAACTTAATATATCGTATGTTGATTTAGTAAGCGCATGTGATTGTGTATCAACTAATAGTTTGAGTAAAGGAAATAAGGAATTAACAATTGATTCACAGCAAAAAATCAGGGAAATAGTTGATCCAATAATTAAAAAACACTTTTTATGA
- a CDS encoding glycosyltransferase family 4 protein has translation MNAGTRHYGMGKELFKNGVRLNIFTSSFNHKKLEETQKFGFFKIFKKEEIDGVNFIWIRTLKYKKNDGLLRVLSMFLFSFSTFFLCLFSRKFGSPDVIMASTPTLVPAFFASILSKLKRRPFILEIRDLWPETIVKFHPEKQGHILIKLFYKLELFCLHKADRIAGLLPGIPNYLDKLDLNLKKKFFWLPNGVESDILDVSLNTNSEVKKIVYAGALSKANAMESIINTADILKNSGLEFHIYGNGMEKADLLDLAKRKNLNHIYFHEPVPKKEVFNVISDADILIASLKDTDLYEYGISLNKIYDYMAIGKPVVFGVRAFNNPISEARAGVSVRPENAEEMADGIKEIVSMTIEQRNEMSIRARHYISKGHTFEILGSRLMKELKRLV, from the coding sequence ATGAATGCAGGTACACGTCATTATGGGATGGGCAAAGAGCTATTTAAAAATGGGGTAAGACTAAATATTTTTACCTCAAGTTTCAATCATAAAAAATTAGAAGAAACTCAAAAATTTGGTTTTTTTAAAATTTTTAAAAAAGAGGAAATTGATGGGGTGAATTTTATTTGGATAAGAACTTTGAAATATAAAAAAAATGATGGTTTACTGCGTGTGTTAAGTATGTTTTTGTTTTCTTTCTCTACGTTCTTTTTATGTCTTTTTAGTAGAAAATTTGGATCACCAGATGTCATTATGGCTTCTACTCCTACTTTAGTCCCTGCGTTCTTTGCTTCTATTTTGTCCAAATTAAAAAGAAGACCATTTATATTGGAAATAAGAGATTTATGGCCTGAGACAATAGTTAAATTTCACCCTGAAAAACAAGGACATATACTTATTAAATTGTTTTATAAGTTAGAATTATTTTGTCTTCATAAAGCTGATAGGATTGCAGGACTATTACCCGGTATACCAAACTACCTAGATAAACTAGACTTAAACCTTAAGAAAAAGTTTTTTTGGCTTCCAAATGGTGTAGAGTCCGATATATTAGATGTTTCATTAAATACCAATTCAGAAGTTAAAAAAATAGTTTATGCAGGTGCCTTGTCAAAAGCCAACGCTATGGAATCGATTATTAACACTGCTGATATATTGAAAAATAGTGGGCTGGAATTCCATATTTATGGAAATGGAATGGAAAAGGCCGACCTTTTAGACTTGGCCAAAAGGAAAAATCTAAATCATATTTATTTTCATGAACCAGTTCCTAAAAAAGAAGTTTTTAATGTGATTTCTGATGCTGATATTCTTATTGCTTCATTAAAGGATACAGATCTTTATGAGTATGGTATTAGTTTAAATAAAATTTATGATTATATGGCAATAGGCAAGCCTGTTGTATTCGGAGTCAGAGCTTTTAACAATCCAATATCGGAAGCAAGGGCTGGTGTATCTGTGCGTCCTGAAAACGCAGAAGAAATGGCAGATGGGATTAAGGAAATAGTGTCTATGACAATTGAGCAAAGAAATGAAATGTCAATTAGAGCTAGGCATTATATTTCTAAAGGCCATACTTTTGAAATATTGGGAAGCAGATTAATGAAAGAGTTAAAGAGACTAGTTTAG
- a CDS encoding polysaccharide deacetylase family protein, translating into MKIIVSHDVDHLYWSEHWKDTFIPGLIRRTLLEWSKNSITFSEVKRRLNFNETLNQLESLADFNSKYNVKATFFFGMRKGLNLSYHYKRTLPYIKMLNARGFHVGLHGQAVDKVEEFELEKRNFFKLTGNDPHGIRNHYLRLNDRTLSLMAKYGYLYDSTDYGLKPPYKIGELWEFPIQSMDGRELKEFEKSSGYRNMLDYTIMKLTKAQKNDLPFFVINFHDIYFNEGYPKFYYWYKDLITCLVKDGHVFVNFEEAITELNGQG; encoded by the coding sequence ATGAAAATAATTGTTTCTCATGATGTTGATCACCTTTACTGGAGTGAACATTGGAAGGATACATTTATTCCAGGATTGATAAGAAGAACACTACTAGAATGGAGTAAAAATTCTATTACTTTTTCTGAAGTTAAAAGAAGGCTCAACTTCAATGAAACTCTTAATCAGTTAGAATCATTAGCTGATTTCAATTCGAAGTACAATGTAAAAGCTACATTTTTCTTTGGTATGAGAAAGGGTTTGAATTTGTCTTATCACTATAAAAGAACTCTTCCGTATATTAAAATGCTAAATGCTCGAGGGTTCCATGTAGGACTGCATGGACAAGCAGTTGACAAGGTTGAGGAGTTTGAACTTGAAAAAAGAAACTTTTTTAAGTTAACAGGTAATGATCCACATGGTATTAGGAATCACTATTTGAGGTTAAATGATAGGACATTATCGCTAATGGCTAAATATGGATATTTGTATGATTCGACAGACTATGGATTAAAGCCACCCTATAAAATAGGAGAGCTTTGGGAGTTCCCTATTCAATCTATGGATGGAAGGGAATTGAAAGAGTTTGAAAAAAGCAGCGGATATAGGAATATGTTGGATTATACAATTATGAAATTAACAAAGGCTCAAAAAAATGATTTACCCTTTTTCGTCATTAATTTCCATGATATATATTTTAATGAAGGGTACCCTAAATTTTATTATTGGTACAAGGATTTAATAACCTGTTTAGTAAAGGATGGTCATGTGTTTGTGAATTTTGAAGAGGCAATTACGGAGCTAAATGGTCAAGGATAA